The following coding sequences are from one Hymenobacter sp. DG25A window:
- a CDS encoding BLUF domain-containing protein, with amino-acid sequence MHHIVYHSSAVGQQTAADLAFILQQARANNARLGITGLLLYGNGSFVQVLEGEEEAVRQVYGKIQEDYRHTRVHTLSDGPIPRRTFQDWTMGFQPLSGADFERIAGYINPYRTNFLDAHLPAMEEGMLEMLKSFVEDESSQL; translated from the coding sequence ATGCATCATATCGTTTATCATAGCAGCGCCGTGGGGCAGCAAACAGCCGCCGACCTCGCCTTTATCCTGCAGCAGGCCCGGGCCAACAACGCCCGGCTCGGCATTACGGGGTTGCTGCTGTACGGCAACGGAAGCTTTGTGCAGGTGCTGGAAGGAGAGGAGGAGGCCGTGCGGCAGGTGTACGGCAAAATTCAGGAAGATTACCGGCACACCCGCGTGCATACCCTTTCCGATGGCCCTATTCCGCGGCGCACCTTTCAGGACTGGACCATGGGATTTCAGCCGCTGTCGGGGGCAGACTTTGAGCGTATCGCCGGCTACATTAATCCTTACCGCACTAACTTTTTGGATGCTCACCTGCCCGCCATGGAAGAGGGCATGCTGGAAATGCTCAAGTCCTTCGTGGAGGATGAAAGCAGCCAGCTTTAG
- a CDS encoding cold-shock protein encodes MSTGTVKFFNETKGFGFINDAATGQDVFVHVTGLIDEIRDNDKVEFEVEEGRKGLSAVKVRRA; translated from the coding sequence ATGTCAACAGGAACCGTAAAATTCTTCAATGAAACCAAAGGCTTTGGTTTCATCAACGACGCCGCTACCGGCCAAGACGTATTTGTCCACGTAACGGGCCTCATCGACGAAATTCGTGACAACGATAAAGTTGAATTCGAAGTGGAAGAAGGCCGTAAAGGTCTGAGCGCTGTTAAAGTGCGTCGCGCTTAA
- a CDS encoding phosphatase PAP2 family protein — MKLLATLFLSGSLLLAGSPAATAQQSRSPYHTRFGVDAPITAGLGAVSGLGLYLISQKHGRSDAELAALDKNDLPRMDRFAAGNYNEDAILASNILCYGSLAVAPGVLALNSDIHDRFGQVAGLYLESMSATAAIFTMTAGTVYRNRPFLYGPEGPANKRKSHIATNSFFAGHTAHAATATFFAAKVFHDFHPDSPAEPLVWGAAAIIPAAVGYARIEAGKHFLTDNLVGYALGATIGVVVPQLHKTAGRTGLSILPMQGLNVNGYSYGGLLITQQL, encoded by the coding sequence ATGAAGCTGCTTGCTACGCTCTTCCTCTCCGGCTCTCTGCTACTGGCCGGCAGCCCTGCCGCCACTGCCCAGCAGTCCCGGTCCCCGTATCATACCCGCTTTGGAGTTGATGCACCCATTACCGCGGGCCTGGGCGCGGTGAGTGGCCTGGGGCTGTACCTCATATCCCAAAAGCACGGCCGCTCCGATGCCGAGCTGGCCGCGTTAGACAAAAACGATTTGCCCCGCATGGACCGGTTTGCTGCCGGCAACTATAATGAGGATGCCATCCTGGCCAGTAACATACTTTGTTATGGCTCATTAGCCGTGGCGCCGGGCGTGCTGGCCCTTAACTCTGACATTCACGACCGGTTCGGGCAAGTGGCCGGTTTGTATCTGGAATCGATGAGTGCCACGGCGGCCATTTTTACCATGACGGCCGGCACGGTATACCGCAACCGCCCGTTCCTGTATGGGCCCGAAGGGCCGGCCAATAAGCGTAAGAGCCACATTGCCACCAACTCGTTTTTTGCCGGCCACACGGCCCACGCGGCCACGGCCACCTTTTTTGCCGCCAAAGTATTTCATGATTTCCACCCCGACTCCCCGGCCGAGCCTTTGGTGTGGGGTGCCGCGGCCATCATTCCGGCGGCCGTAGGCTACGCCCGCATCGAAGCCGGCAAGCATTTCCTGACCGATAACCTGGTGGGCTATGCCCTGGGGGCCACCATAGGGGTAGTAGTGCCGCAGCTGCACAAAACTGCCGGCCGCACCGGCCTTTCCATCCTTCCAATGCAGGGGCTGAATGTGAATGGCTATTCCTACGGGGGCCTGCTGATAACCCAACAGCTGTAA
- the ctlX gene encoding citrulline utilization hydrolase CtlX, translated as MQSARTVFLVRPTRFGFNPETAASNYFQQTMAGLSAEEVQEQAFAEFDAMVTTLRAHGMQVLVFEDTAVPPKPDAVFPNNWLTLHPDGRVLLYPMCAPNRRPERRPDILASLGQQFAIKEILDFSAHEQQGRFLEGTGSIIFDHVHRLAYACLSPRTNAGLLQEVCAHLGYQPVAFHAYDARHQEIYHTNVMMCIGAGFAVVCLESITDAQEQALVVVSLTATGHELVPISLAQVASFAGNMLTLQPDAGPELLAMSQQAFDALLPAQREALGRYCKLVPLPIPTIETIGGGSARCMLAEVYLPALPAPVS; from the coding sequence ATGCAGTCTGCCCGCACTGTTTTCCTCGTTCGTCCCACCCGTTTTGGCTTCAACCCGGAAACGGCCGCCTCCAATTACTTTCAGCAGACAATGGCCGGCCTGAGTGCCGAAGAGGTGCAGGAACAGGCTTTTGCGGAGTTTGATGCCATGGTGACCACCCTGCGCGCCCACGGCATGCAGGTACTGGTGTTTGAGGATACGGCCGTGCCGCCCAAGCCCGATGCCGTATTTCCCAACAACTGGCTTACCCTGCACCCCGACGGCCGCGTGCTGCTTTACCCCATGTGCGCACCCAACCGCCGCCCGGAGCGCCGCCCCGATATTCTGGCAAGCCTGGGGCAGCAGTTCGCCATCAAAGAAATTCTCGACTTCTCGGCCCACGAGCAGCAGGGCCGTTTCCTGGAAGGTACCGGCAGCATCATCTTCGACCACGTGCACCGCCTGGCCTACGCCTGCCTCTCGCCCCGCACCAATGCGGGCTTGCTGCAGGAAGTATGCGCCCACCTGGGGTACCAGCCGGTAGCTTTCCATGCTTATGATGCCCGGCACCAGGAAATCTACCACACTAACGTGATGATGTGTATTGGCGCCGGCTTTGCCGTGGTGTGTCTGGAAAGCATTACCGATGCCCAGGAGCAGGCTCTGGTCGTGGTCTCGCTTACGGCTACCGGCCACGAGCTGGTGCCTATTTCCCTGGCGCAGGTAGCCAGCTTTGCCGGCAACATGCTCACGCTGCAGCCGGATGCTGGTCCTGAACTGCTGGCCATGTCTCAGCAGGCGTTTGATGCGCTGCTGCCCGCGCAACGAGAGGCCCTAGGCCGGTACTGCAAGCTAGTGCCGCTGCCTATTCCTACCATTGAAACCATTGGGGGCGGCAGCGCCCGGTGCATGCTGGCCGAAGTGTATTTGCCGGCCCTGCCGGCCCCGGTTTCCTAA
- a CDS encoding dienelactone hydrolase family protein, producing the protein MTYDFHKLVEVPANGPTLTGELILPTNARALVIFSHGSGSSRLSSRNNFVASVLHQHGIGTFLFDLLTRIEDTIYANRFDIPLLTQRLVAATKFLDTLPPAAGLPFGYFGASTGAASALGAAAILPDRISAVVSRGGRPDITGPGLGHVHAATLLIVGGLDVEVLALNEKALAVLPGIKRLAIVPSATHLFEEPGALNRVAELAADWFSKYLHPVPQPTS; encoded by the coding sequence ATGACGTACGATTTTCATAAGCTGGTAGAAGTGCCGGCCAATGGGCCCACGCTGACGGGAGAGCTGATCCTGCCGACCAATGCCCGTGCCCTGGTCATATTCTCCCACGGCAGTGGCAGCAGCCGGCTAAGCTCGCGCAATAACTTTGTAGCCTCCGTTCTGCACCAGCACGGCATCGGCACCTTCCTCTTCGATTTGCTCACCAGAATTGAAGACACGATTTACGCCAACCGGTTTGATATTCCGTTGCTGACCCAACGGCTGGTTGCCGCCACCAAATTCCTGGATACGCTGCCGCCGGCCGCCGGCCTGCCCTTTGGCTATTTTGGCGCCAGCACCGGCGCTGCCTCGGCTCTGGGCGCGGCAGCCATACTGCCTGACCGCATCAGCGCGGTAGTATCCCGTGGGGGCCGCCCCGATATTACCGGCCCCGGCCTGGGCCACGTGCATGCCGCCACGCTCCTGATTGTGGGCGGCCTGGATGTGGAGGTGCTGGCCCTGAATGAGAAGGCGCTGGCTGTTCTGCCCGGCATCAAGCGGCTGGCCATTGTTCCCAGCGCCACGCACCTGTTTGAGGAGCCCGGCGCCCTAAACCGGGTGGCGGAGCTGGCCGCCGACTGGTTCAGCAAATACCTGCACCCGGTGCCACAACCCACCTCTTAA
- a CDS encoding phosphoribosyltransferase, producing the protein MFLNRHDAATQLAAKLTKYRGQDGIVLAIPRGGVPLGYVIAQTLGFPLEVALSKKIGHPANPEYAIGSVTLDGAVVNENAAGISMRYIEEETARIQAKLRENFRLFMGGHTPTKLKGKTVIVVDDGIATGHTMVSIVQAIRKSQPGKLIVAVPVAPPHAAHQLRPLVDEYVCLSQPEGFMAVGQFYVDFEQVSDEEVIDFLHKNAATTTSRGGM; encoded by the coding sequence ATGTTCCTGAACCGTCATGATGCTGCAACCCAACTGGCTGCAAAGCTGACCAAGTACCGCGGGCAGGATGGCATTGTGCTGGCTATTCCCCGCGGCGGGGTGCCCCTGGGCTATGTAATAGCGCAGACGTTGGGCTTTCCGCTGGAGGTAGCGCTGTCCAAAAAAATAGGCCACCCCGCCAACCCGGAGTATGCCATTGGCTCGGTTACGCTGGATGGGGCAGTGGTGAATGAAAATGCCGCTGGCATTTCGATGCGATATATTGAAGAAGAAACAGCGCGCATTCAGGCCAAGCTGCGCGAGAATTTCCGGCTGTTCATGGGCGGCCACACCCCTACCAAGCTCAAGGGCAAAACAGTAATTGTGGTAGATGATGGCATTGCCACCGGGCACACCATGGTCAGCATTGTGCAGGCTATTCGCAAAAGCCAGCCCGGCAAGCTGATTGTAGCCGTGCCGGTGGCGCCGCCCCATGCCGCCCACCAGCTCCGGCCGCTGGTAGATGAGTATGTCTGCCTGTCGCAGCCGGAGGGCTTTATGGCGGTAGGGCAGTTTTACGTCGATTTTGAGCAGGTCAGCGACGAAGAAGTCATAGATTTTCTACACAAGAATGCCGCCACAACAACCAGTCGTGGCGGCATGTAA
- a CDS encoding malate:quinone oxidoreductase, whose amino-acid sequence MSTTDTSAPLTADIVLIGAGIMSATLGMMLKELRPELTIAIFERLDVAAAESSDAWNNAGTGHSAFCELNYTPEQADGSIDISKAIKIAEQFEQSKQFWAYLAEQYQVKELTRFINHIPHMSFVWGDKNVDFLRKRHTALIQSPLFQGMLYSENRDELAQWMPLIMEGRDPQQPVAATRMDLGTDVNFGSLTRGMFTLLQAKPGVSFYFHHEVEKLKQKEDGLWRIKAKNLASEAEVKIRAPFVFIGAGGGSLPLLIKSGIPEGTGFGGFPVSGQWLKCVNPDVIARHHAKVYGKAAVGSPPMSVPHLDTRVINGKQELLFGPYAGFSTKFLKQGSYLDLPLSVKLSNMRPMIIAGLKNMSLTKYLIDQVRQSPEDRLEALREYMPTAQGPDWELEIAGQRVQVIKKDAKEGGVLEFGTEVVAASDGSIAALLGASPGASTAVSIMIGLTQRCFPQQAATPEWQAKMREMIPSYGQELNDNPQLVEELRAHTSAVLGLNQMPAAVQ is encoded by the coding sequence ATGAGTACTACTGACACCTCCGCACCGCTCACCGCCGATATTGTATTGATTGGGGCGGGCATAATGAGCGCTACTTTGGGCATGATGCTCAAGGAATTGCGCCCCGAGCTAACCATTGCCATTTTTGAGCGCCTGGATGTGGCTGCCGCCGAAAGCTCCGACGCCTGGAACAATGCCGGCACCGGCCACTCCGCCTTCTGCGAGCTGAACTACACCCCGGAGCAGGCCGATGGCAGCATTGATATATCCAAGGCCATTAAAATTGCCGAGCAGTTTGAGCAGTCAAAGCAGTTCTGGGCGTATCTGGCGGAGCAATACCAGGTAAAAGAGCTCACCCGCTTTATCAATCATATTCCCCACATGAGCTTTGTGTGGGGCGATAAAAACGTGGATTTCCTGCGCAAGCGCCACACGGCGCTAATACAGTCGCCGCTGTTCCAGGGTATGCTGTACTCAGAAAACCGCGACGAGCTGGCGCAGTGGATGCCCCTGATTATGGAAGGCCGCGACCCGCAGCAGCCCGTAGCCGCCACCCGAATGGACCTGGGTACCGACGTAAACTTTGGCTCCCTCACCCGCGGCATGTTTACGCTGCTGCAGGCTAAGCCGGGTGTATCCTTCTACTTCCACCACGAGGTGGAAAAGCTCAAGCAGAAAGAAGACGGCCTCTGGCGCATCAAAGCCAAAAACCTGGCTTCTGAGGCCGAAGTGAAGATCCGGGCGCCGTTTGTTTTCATTGGCGCTGGTGGCGGCTCGCTGCCTCTGCTCATCAAATCCGGCATTCCGGAAGGCACGGGCTTTGGCGGCTTCCCGGTAAGCGGGCAGTGGCTGAAGTGCGTGAACCCCGACGTTATAGCCCGCCACCACGCCAAAGTATACGGCAAAGCGGCCGTAGGCTCACCGCCGATGTCGGTGCCGCACCTGGATACGCGGGTTATCAATGGCAAGCAGGAGCTGCTGTTCGGCCCTTATGCGGGCTTCAGCACCAAGTTTCTGAAGCAGGGCTCCTACCTGGACCTGCCCCTGTCCGTGAAGCTCAGCAACATGCGGCCCATGATTATTGCGGGCCTCAAGAACATGTCGCTGACCAAATACCTGATTGACCAGGTGCGCCAGTCGCCGGAAGACCGGCTGGAAGCGCTGCGGGAATATATGCCCACCGCCCAGGGCCCCGATTGGGAGCTGGAAATAGCCGGTCAGCGCGTGCAGGTTATCAAGAAAGACGCCAAGGAAGGCGGGGTGCTGGAATTCGGCACCGAAGTAGTCGCCGCTTCCGATGGCTCTATTGCTGCTCTGCTGGGTGCTTCGCCGGGGGCATCTACGGCCGTCAGCATCATGATTGGCCTCACGCAACGGTGCTTTCCGCAGCAGGCTGCCACGCCGGAATGGCAGGCCAAAATGCGCGAGATGATTCCTTCTTATGGGCAGGAGCTGAACGATAACCCCCAGCTGGTGGAAGAGTTACGGGCGCATACCAGCGCTGTGCTGGGCCTGAACCAGATGCCCGCCGCTGTTCAATAG
- a CDS encoding 2'-5' RNA ligase family protein encodes MQTTADAPLILTLQLDAVSTAFFNQLRLQHFPPARNYLAAHLTLFHHLPGADLGLIVHHLKAESARLQPIPLQVTGVRFLGQGVAYALESPTVDALHRRLQLHWQASLTAQDLQRRRPHVTIQNKVAPATARALFEQLQSQFTPFEATGTGLRLWAYRGGPWELLHCFEFQTDDSSGHGVLPGQAPATD; translated from the coding sequence ATGCAGACCACCGCAGATGCTCCCCTGATTCTGACGCTGCAGCTGGATGCGGTTTCCACCGCTTTTTTCAACCAGCTGCGCCTGCAGCATTTCCCGCCCGCGCGCAATTACCTCGCCGCTCACCTCACCCTGTTTCATCATTTACCGGGCGCTGATCTGGGCCTGATTGTCCATCATCTAAAAGCTGAAAGCGCCCGGCTGCAGCCCATTCCGCTGCAGGTAACCGGGGTGCGGTTTCTGGGGCAGGGCGTGGCCTATGCTTTGGAAAGCCCTACCGTAGATGCCCTGCACCGCCGCCTGCAGCTGCACTGGCAAGCCTCCCTCACGGCCCAGGACTTGCAGCGGCGCCGGCCGCACGTTACCATTCAAAACAAGGTGGCGCCCGCCACCGCCCGCGCCTTATTTGAGCAGCTGCAGAGCCAGTTTACTCCCTTTGAGGCTACCGGCACCGGGCTGCGTTTATGGGCCTACCGAGGCGGGCCATGGGAGCTGCTACATTGCTTTGAATTTCAAACAGATGACTCCTCCGGCCATGGCGTTTTGCCGGGACAGGCACCGGCCACAGACTAA
- the pncA gene encoding bifunctional nicotinamidase/pyrazinamidase, translated as MKALLLIDIQNDFVPGGALAVPEGDAIIPLVNALQPQFELVVATQDWHPGGHKSFASAHAGQAVFSTIELHGQPQVLWPDHCVQDTAGTELHPALDTRRIEAIFRKGMNPEIDSYSGFYDNGHLKSTGLAHYLRGKGVTQVYIAGLAADYCVYFTAKDALAEGFETVVLADATRAISEEGSAQATADIIRRGGQVLTSVEALAALQKA; from the coding sequence ATGAAGGCCCTGTTGCTGATAGATATTCAAAACGATTTTGTGCCCGGCGGGGCGCTGGCCGTGCCCGAGGGCGACGCTATTATTCCGCTGGTGAATGCCCTGCAGCCGCAGTTTGAGTTGGTGGTGGCCACCCAGGACTGGCACCCCGGCGGGCACAAAAGCTTTGCCTCCGCACACGCCGGGCAGGCCGTGTTTTCCACCATTGAGCTGCACGGCCAGCCTCAGGTGCTGTGGCCCGACCACTGCGTGCAGGATACTGCCGGCACTGAGTTGCACCCGGCCCTGGATACCCGCCGCATAGAGGCCATTTTCCGCAAAGGCATGAACCCCGAAATTGACAGCTACAGCGGCTTCTATGATAATGGGCACCTGAAGTCAACCGGGCTGGCGCACTACCTGCGCGGCAAAGGCGTAACGCAGGTATACATTGCCGGCCTGGCCGCCGATTATTGCGTTTACTTCACGGCCAAGGATGCCCTGGCCGAAGGCTTTGAAACGGTGGTGCTGGCAGATGCCACCCGGGCTATTTCGGAAGAAGGCTCTGCGCAGGCCACGGCCGATATTATCCGGCGCGGCGGGCAGGTTCTCACCAGCGTAGAGGCCCTGGCCGCCCTGCAGAAAGCGTAG
- a CDS encoding cupin domain-containing protein → MIYKGKVIENPVTGQSIRFIETAKDSGGKKVEIEVIYPKSTIQPLLYYHPLQETCLEVTQGELHLRLNHTEQVLKKGEKLLIAAGQPHTLWNATDLPTILRWTATPALRSEEFLTSVFQLAQDGQVSAAGNPTLLQFALLMREYRQEYRLAAPARWLWWMLFAVLRPIARLTGLQEVRPR, encoded by the coding sequence ATGATTTATAAGGGCAAGGTTATCGAAAACCCGGTAACGGGGCAGAGTATTCGTTTTATTGAAACGGCGAAAGACTCCGGCGGTAAAAAGGTGGAGATAGAGGTCATCTATCCCAAAAGCACTATTCAGCCGCTGCTTTACTACCATCCGTTGCAGGAAACCTGCCTGGAGGTAACGCAGGGGGAGCTGCACCTGCGGCTAAACCATACCGAACAGGTGCTGAAAAAAGGGGAGAAGCTGCTGATTGCGGCCGGCCAGCCCCACACCCTGTGGAATGCCACCGACCTGCCCACCATTTTGCGCTGGACCGCCACGCCCGCCCTGCGCAGCGAGGAGTTTCTGACCTCGGTATTTCAACTGGCGCAGGATGGGCAGGTTTCCGCGGCCGGCAACCCTACGCTATTGCAGTTTGCGTTGCTGATGCGTGAGTACCGGCAGGAGTATCGGCTGGCAGCACCGGCCCGCTGGCTGTGGTGGATGCTTTTTGCCGTGCTGCGGCCCATTGCCCGCCTGACCGGCCTGCAGGAAGTACGTCCGCGCTAG
- a CDS encoding YkvA family protein has translation MFAHLKAQAKALKAELYALYYAAQDARTPWYAKALMGFTIAYAMSPIDLIPDFIPVLGYLDDLLIVPACIALSIRLIPAEVMVQARLRAQEEALEKKPNWLAGGIILALWVVVLGIAGHYAYGWYVHRAQSR, from the coding sequence ATGTTTGCTCATCTGAAAGCGCAGGCCAAAGCCCTTAAGGCCGAGCTGTACGCCCTGTATTATGCCGCGCAGGATGCCCGCACTCCCTGGTACGCCAAGGCCCTGATGGGTTTTACCATTGCCTACGCCATGAGCCCCATCGACCTGATTCCGGACTTTATACCGGTGCTGGGCTACCTGGATGACCTGTTGATTGTGCCCGCCTGCATTGCCCTGAGCATCCGCCTGATTCCGGCCGAAGTAATGGTGCAGGCCCGCCTGCGCGCCCAGGAGGAGGCGCTGGAGAAAAAGCCCAACTGGCTGGCCGGCGGCATTATTCTGGCCTTATGGGTAGTAGTGCTGGGCATAGCCGGACACTACGCCTACGGCTGGTATGTGCATCGTGCGCAGAGCCGCTAA